A single genomic interval of Petroclostridium xylanilyticum harbors:
- the xseA gene encoding exodeoxyribonuclease VII large subunit, producing MSKHILSVSEINSYIKTLMDHDLVLYGVLIRGEISNFKLHYSGHIYLTLKDEYSLIRAVMFKSANCRLKFKPENGMKVIAEGRITVYERDGQYQLYIEDMQPDGVGALHIAFEQLKAKLQREGLFDKERKKPLPLYPQKIGVVTSPTGAAIRDILNILKRRFPCAQVFIYPVLVQGEQACYQIVEGINYFNQSKTVDVIIIGRGGGSIEELWAFNEEIVARSIVMSAIPIVSAVGHETDFTISDFVSDLRAPTPSAAAEIVVPSRYELKDKINNLQTRLFYSFNKGIESKRLKLKNLIQSPSFRNPLDKIYENRLLLDTVSKNLIKNIQLKTKIRRELLKSICGKLDALSPLAVLSRGYAIAKGKDNKILRSVDSVTPGENIELQLSDGSIYCKVESLVKEE from the coding sequence ATGAGTAAACATATTTTATCAGTAAGTGAAATCAATAGCTACATAAAAACACTAATGGACCACGACTTGGTGTTATATGGTGTATTGATACGGGGGGAAATATCCAATTTTAAACTGCATTATTCAGGCCATATATATTTAACTCTCAAAGATGAATACAGCCTCATCCGTGCGGTTATGTTTAAAAGTGCGAATTGCCGGCTAAAATTTAAGCCGGAAAATGGTATGAAAGTAATTGCTGAGGGAAGGATTACAGTATATGAAAGAGATGGCCAATACCAACTATATATAGAAGATATGCAGCCGGACGGTGTTGGCGCTTTACATATTGCTTTTGAACAACTGAAAGCCAAGCTGCAGCGTGAAGGCTTGTTTGATAAAGAAAGGAAAAAGCCGCTGCCATTATACCCTCAAAAAATTGGAGTGGTAACATCACCAACAGGAGCTGCAATAAGGGACATATTAAATATATTAAAGCGCCGTTTTCCTTGTGCTCAAGTATTTATTTACCCTGTGCTGGTGCAAGGGGAACAGGCTTGTTATCAAATTGTGGAGGGCATTAACTACTTTAATCAATCTAAAACAGTAGATGTGATCATTATAGGAAGAGGTGGAGGGTCTATAGAGGAATTGTGGGCTTTTAACGAGGAAATAGTTGCCAGGAGTATTGTGATGTCTGCTATTCCTATCGTATCTGCTGTAGGCCATGAGACTGATTTTACCATTTCTGACTTTGTTTCTGACCTAAGAGCACCAACGCCTTCAGCAGCTGCAGAAATTGTAGTTCCTTCCCGGTATGAATTAAAGGATAAAATAAATAATCTTCAGACAAGATTATTTTATTCCTTTAATAAAGGGATAGAAAGCAAAAGGCTAAAATTAAAAAATTTAATCCAGTCCCCTTCTTTTCGAAATCCATTGGATAAGATTTATGAAAATAGACTTTTGTTAGATACAGTTAGTAAAAATTTGATAAAAAATATCCAATTAAAAACTAAAATAAGGAGGGAGCTTTTAAAATCAATATGCGGCAAACTGGATGCTTTGAGTCCTCTGGCTGTATTGTCAAGAGGCTATGCAATTGCCAAAGGGAAGGATAATAAAATACTGAGGTCCGTTGATAGTGTGACACCGGGAGAAAACATAGAACTTCAGTTATCTGATGGAAGTATATATTGTAAGGTGGAGAGCTTGGTAAAGGAGGAATAA
- the nusB gene encoding transcription antitermination factor NusB: MSRRAAREEAFKLLYQMDIHKEDKDEVLETFFKENNFEDGDKAYIQDVVTGTMKHIDEINSLIEKNTIGWKINRISKVNMAILRLAVFEMLKREDIPMSVSINEAVELAKTYDNVESGAFINGVLGSISKQLQVRS; the protein is encoded by the coding sequence ATGAGCAGAAGGGCAGCAAGGGAAGAAGCTTTTAAATTACTTTACCAGATGGACATTCATAAGGAAGACAAAGATGAAGTTTTAGAAACCTTTTTTAAAGAGAATAATTTTGAAGATGGTGATAAAGCGTATATACAGGATGTTGTTACCGGAACCATGAAACACATTGATGAAATTAACAGTTTGATAGAGAAAAACACGATAGGATGGAAAATAAATCGAATATCCAAAGTAAATATGGCCATTTTACGTCTTGCTGTATTTGAAATGCTTAAGAGGGAGGATATTCCAATGAGTGTTTCCATCAATGAGGCGGTAGAACTGGCTAAAACTTATGATAATGTAGAGTCTGGTGCTTTTATAAACGGAGTATTAGGTTCCATAAGTAAACAACTGCAGGTCCGGAGTTAA
- a CDS encoding Asp23/Gls24 family envelope stress response protein has translation MEENQIITNEEIGNVKIADEVVAIIAGLAATDVKGVAGMSSGIAGGIADMLGRKNLTKGIKVDIKEKETFIDLYIIVEYGCRIPEVAWEIQEKVKKTVETMTGLKVGKVNIHIQGVNTDKETKKEILPKEEEQQKSK, from the coding sequence GTGGAAGAGAATCAGATCATCACAAATGAGGAAATCGGTAATGTTAAGATCGCCGATGAAGTTGTCGCTATCATTGCAGGTTTAGCTGCGACGGACGTAAAAGGCGTAGCGGGAATGAGCAGTGGAATAGCCGGCGGCATCGCAGATATGCTGGGAAGAAAAAACCTTACTAAAGGAATTAAAGTAGATATTAAGGAGAAAGAAACTTTCATTGACCTGTACATAATTGTAGAATACGGATGCAGAATTCCTGAAGTTGCCTGGGAAATTCAAGAAAAGGTTAAGAAGACCGTAGAAACAATGACGGGATTAAAAGTTGGTAAAGTAAATATACATATTCAAGGTGTAAATACCGATAAAGAAACAAAAAAGGAAATACTCCCCAAAGAAGAAGAACAACAAAAATCAAAATAA
- a CDS encoding SpoIIIAH-like family protein, which translates to MLVIKKRQVVIIALIIMILVAGYLNWSYKKDMESVPTISQDTEASSQKNLGEAKLVNGNLEAESSSMEQQDQKVVVDTGSSNKYFLEARMQKESTRSEALELLQSIVNDQNSPKESKTKAQNEVIKMAKAMETEAIIENLIKAKGFKDTAVFINEGNVNVVVQSDGLIPSQVAQIQDIVVTQTGIAVEKIKIVEVK; encoded by the coding sequence ATGTTGGTTATTAAAAAGAGACAGGTTGTTATTATAGCTTTGATAATTATGATACTGGTTGCAGGGTATTTAAACTGGTCCTATAAAAAGGACATGGAAAGTGTTCCTACCATAAGTCAGGACACCGAGGCATCATCCCAAAAAAACTTAGGGGAGGCAAAACTTGTAAATGGCAATTTGGAAGCAGAAAGTTCTTCTATGGAACAACAGGACCAAAAGGTAGTGGTTGATACGGGCAGCAGCAATAAATATTTCCTGGAAGCCAGAATGCAGAAGGAAAGCACAAGAAGCGAGGCTTTAGAACTGCTGCAATCCATCGTAAATGACCAAAATTCACCGAAGGAATCAAAAACAAAGGCACAAAATGAAGTGATCAAGATGGCTAAAGCGATGGAGACCGAGGCAATTATCGAAAATCTCATCAAGGCTAAAGGTTTTAAAGATACGGCTGTATTTATTAACGAAGGCAATGTAAACGTTGTTGTACAATCGGACGGGTTAATACCTTCCCAGGTAGCCCAGATCCAGGATATTGTTGTTACACAAACGGGGATAGCTGTTGAAAAAATAAAAATAGTAGAAGTGAAGTAA
- the spoIIIAG gene encoding stage III sporulation protein AG translates to MDWLKDISKKYFTKEQNIVSLTVILIIGIIIVIASGSFFKDNKKNTPDSVPLTANTNLTKAKNTEDTYGDQLENKLESILSQIEGVGKVSVMITFYSGSEIVPAIDTRNGETVTEESDNQGGNRKITATEKENKTLIINEQGGHQKPLILKELQPAVKGVIVAAEGAADLRTKSNICEAVKTALGIPAHKVQVFVKLKN, encoded by the coding sequence ATGGATTGGTTAAAAGATATTTCAAAAAAATATTTTACAAAAGAGCAGAATATTGTTAGCTTAACTGTAATATTAATTATTGGAATCATTATTGTAATAGCGAGTGGAAGCTTTTTTAAGGATAATAAGAAAAATACACCTGACTCTGTTCCGCTTACAGCAAACACAAACTTAACTAAAGCAAAAAATACTGAAGATACCTATGGAGATCAATTGGAAAATAAACTGGAGTCCATTCTTTCGCAGATTGAGGGGGTAGGAAAAGTATCTGTTATGATTACATTTTATTCAGGCTCCGAGATAGTGCCTGCAATAGACACACGGAATGGAGAAACTGTTACAGAAGAGAGTGACAACCAGGGGGGGAATCGAAAAATTACGGCAACTGAAAAAGAAAATAAAACACTTATTATTAATGAACAGGGGGGGCATCAAAAGCCTCTAATATTAAAAGAGTTACAACCAGCGGTAAAAGGGGTGATAGTTGCAGCAGAAGGGGCAGCGGATTTGAGGACAAAATCCAATATTTGTGAAGCAGTGAAAACTGCCTTGGGAATACCGGCACATAAGGTGCAGGTTTTTGTAAAATTAAAAAATTAG
- the spoIIIAF gene encoding stage III sporulation protein AF, translating to MDIVRNWVINIITVIIVSFFAEILMPNGNFKKYSKLVIGLIVMVMIIKPVVQISNSELLLNKITLEISNYIDKARIAEQSKIMEEKQAQQIIKTYHANLTDQVKQRVKVMSEAYEPEVRVNVDTNLKSSGFGSIREIEISLLPDRGNKVVAAIAPVRPMKVNTRSQNINQQETSAKQTNASQQDILTKEEEQLRMKIIDGLQAVYNIPRENIKIHVKKNVQ from the coding sequence ATGGACATAGTAAGAAACTGGGTTATAAATATTATAACTGTTATAATAGTGTCGTTCTTTGCAGAAATTCTTATGCCCAACGGTAATTTTAAAAAATATTCCAAGCTGGTAATAGGTTTGATAGTAATGGTCATGATCATAAAGCCGGTAGTACAAATATCAAACAGTGAATTGCTGCTTAATAAAATTACCCTGGAAATCAGTAACTATATTGACAAAGCAAGAATTGCAGAGCAAAGCAAAATAATGGAGGAAAAGCAGGCACAACAGATTATAAAAACATATCATGCTAACCTGACGGATCAGGTTAAACAAAGAGTTAAAGTAATGAGCGAAGCGTATGAGCCGGAAGTAAGAGTCAATGTAGATACTAATTTAAAAAGCAGCGGCTTTGGATCAATTAGGGAAATAGAGATCTCGTTGTTGCCCGATAGGGGTAACAAAGTAGTTGCGGCAATAGCACCTGTAAGACCTATGAAAGTTAATACTCGTTCTCAAAATATCAACCAACAGGAAACTTCTGCGAAACAGACTAATGCTTCACAGCAAGATATACTTACAAAAGAAGAAGAACAGTTGAGAATGAAAATAATAGATGGTTTGCAGGCTGTATATAATATACCCAGGGAAAATATAAAAATACACGTTAAGAAAAATGTACAGTGA
- the spoIIIAE gene encoding stage III sporulation protein AE translates to MRKILLFIILLLILATTTALADNETRDLIEEQYEAAGVEKIKDVADKVIDPQTRQVIPDFNVEKITKDLSAGKLEWNMDSLFKKVLGLLLKEIYLNAKIMLQLIVLAIICGILTNLQSSFGKEGVGEVAFFACYIFLVGVMIKSFTYAVNLGRDVIDNMVMFMQSMVPTLMTLLISTGNITSASIFQPAILFSVQIIGTIIKNFLIPVLFFTTALSMVNNISDKFHVTKLIDFMKQLGKWCLGILLTGFIGVITVQGLASSVVDGVGSKTAKFAVGNFIPVVGGILSDAVDTVIGCSLILKNAIGIAGLIIIVLICFIPVVKIMALITIYRLTGAIIEPVSDKRIVQCITDLGNSLTLIFAMVVSVAVMFLLSITIVIGAGNISAMFR, encoded by the coding sequence ATGAGAAAGATACTGCTTTTTATAATTTTATTATTAATACTTGCAACCACCACTGCTTTAGCAGACAATGAAACAAGAGATCTTATTGAGGAACAATATGAAGCAGCTGGTGTAGAAAAGATAAAGGATGTTGCTGATAAAGTAATTGACCCCCAGACAAGACAGGTCATTCCCGATTTTAATGTTGAAAAGATTACCAAGGATTTATCTGCGGGAAAACTTGAGTGGAATATGGATTCACTGTTTAAAAAGGTTCTGGGCCTTTTACTCAAAGAAATATACTTGAATGCAAAAATAATGCTTCAATTAATTGTCTTAGCGATTATTTGCGGCATACTAACCAACCTTCAAAGTTCTTTTGGAAAAGAAGGAGTGGGGGAAGTTGCATTTTTTGCCTGTTATATTTTTTTAGTGGGAGTTATGATAAAGAGTTTCACTTATGCAGTAAATTTAGGAAGGGATGTAATTGACAACATGGTAATGTTTATGCAATCCATGGTACCCACTTTAATGACCCTTTTAATATCTACGGGAAATATTACTTCTGCGTCCATTTTTCAGCCGGCCATATTATTCTCTGTGCAGATTATTGGAACAATCATAAAAAATTTTCTAATTCCCGTTTTGTTTTTTACCACAGCACTTTCGATGGTTAATAATATTTCAGATAAATTTCATGTTACAAAATTAATTGATTTTATGAAACAATTGGGGAAATGGTGCCTTGGGATATTGCTTACAGGCTTTATTGGAGTTATCACAGTTCAGGGATTGGCTTCTTCAGTAGTCGATGGAGTTGGCAGCAAAACAGCAAAGTTTGCCGTGGGGAACTTTATTCCGGTTGTAGGGGGGATTTTATCTGATGCTGTGGATACGGTAATTGGTTGTTCCTTGATTTTAAAAAACGCCATAGGAATTGCAGGGCTTATCATTATTGTTTTGATTTGCTTTATTCCAGTAGTAAAAATAATGGCTTTAATAACAATTTACCGCCTCACTGGAGCTATTATCGAGCCAGTCTCAGATAAAAGAATTGTTCAGTGTATAACCGATTTGGGAAATTCCCTTACTTTGATCTTTGCAATGGTGGTCTCGGTAGCAGTAATGTTTCTATTATCTATAACAATAGTAATTGGTGCAGGCAATATATCTGCGATGTTCAGGTAG
- the spoIIIAD gene encoding stage III sporulation protein AD produces the protein MEILQVVGLGMVAAIISIVIKGQRPEISMQISIITGVIIFILIAANLSTVLKLLEGIANKVDLDLIYVTAIIKVIGIAYISQFGAEVCRDAGEGAIASKIEFAGKILIIVVAAPIILALLNLLVEILP, from the coding sequence ATGGAAATATTACAGGTAGTAGGTTTGGGAATGGTGGCAGCAATTATTTCGATTGTCATCAAAGGTCAACGGCCGGAAATCTCCATGCAAATCAGTATAATAACCGGGGTTATTATTTTTATTCTGATTGCTGCAAATCTTTCTACAGTGTTAAAGCTGCTGGAAGGAATCGCGAATAAAGTAGATTTGGATTTAATCTACGTAACAGCAATCATAAAAGTTATTGGAATCGCATATATATCCCAATTTGGGGCAGAAGTTTGCAGGGATGCAGGGGAAGGAGCAATAGCATCCAAGATAGAGTTTGCGGGAAAAATATTGATTATTGTAGTAGCCGCTCCTATTATACTGGCACTGTTAAACTTGCTTGTTGAGATTTTACCATAA
- the spoIIIAC gene encoding stage III sporulation protein AC, translated as MGIDLIFKIAAIGILVSVLNQLLIRSGREEQAMLTTLAGLIVVLLMVIREISNLFDTVKTMFRL; from the coding sequence ATGGGAATTGATTTGATATTCAAAATTGCTGCAATAGGTATACTGGTCTCAGTACTTAATCAATTATTAATAAGATCAGGTCGGGAAGAACAGGCGATGCTTACAACTCTTGCGGGTTTAATCGTAGTTTTGTTAATGGTTATAAGAGAAATAAGCAATCTATTTGATACAGTAAAGACCATGTTCAGATTATAG
- the spoIIIAB gene encoding stage III sporulation protein SpoIIIAB, with the protein MILKIIGCILIIGSTTIMGYSLANKYAKRPEELRALQAALQMLEAEIVFSVNPLPDAFEKISRYVPESIKQIFEYSSHLLKQRTGMTAREAWALSINKLSRDMHLQKEDKEILIAFGNSLGCSDRENQIKNIHLACSKLSMEEKKAEVLKEKNERLYKNLGLLGGLLIALLLI; encoded by the coding sequence ATGATACTTAAAATTATCGGTTGTATTCTAATCATTGGATCTACAACCATTATGGGATATTCCCTGGCGAACAAGTATGCAAAAAGGCCTGAGGAATTAAGGGCACTCCAGGCAGCACTTCAGATGCTGGAGGCGGAGATAGTATTTTCTGTAAATCCTCTTCCGGATGCTTTTGAAAAAATATCCAGGTATGTACCTGAGAGCATTAAACAGATTTTTGAATATTCCTCACATTTATTAAAACAAAGGACCGGGATGACTGCCCGGGAAGCCTGGGCTCTATCCATCAATAAACTCAGCAGGGATATGCATTTGCAGAAGGAGGATAAAGAAATTCTTATTGCCTTTGGAAACTCCCTGGGGTGTTCTGACAGGGAAAATCAAATTAAGAACATCCACCTTGCCTGTTCTAAACTTTCAATGGAAGAGAAAAAGGCGGAGGTGTTGAAGGAGAAGAATGAGAGACTTTATAAAAATCTAGGATTATTAGGCGGATTATTAATTGCATTACTGTTAATATGA
- the spoIIIAA gene encoding stage III sporulation protein AA yields the protein MIIANEKITKISCYKNVDRSTKDIIQNDILLCLSTDIRNIIKKIPQHVLQPVEEIRLRVYKPLMLYDNAMGWFVTPEGKFSEDESFAYIVTQEDINKTLELMSNNSIYAIQEELKNGFITIAGGHRVGITGKVITSNNKISLIKDISGMNIRISKQIIGAADDVMKHIVKGSNSVENTLIISPPQCGKTTMLRDIARQLSYGIKSLHFHGIKVGIVDERSEIAGCYKGVPQNDIGPRTDVLDACPKAYGMIMMIRSMSPTVIITDEIGTEEDIVAMRQVLNAGVKIITSIHGYSRQDIIKRPILGRLLVENIFEKIIVLSKSRGTGTIEEVFDGRGRGSYDT from the coding sequence ATGATAATAGCTAATGAAAAAATAACAAAAATCAGTTGTTATAAGAATGTAGACAGGAGTACCAAAGACATCATTCAAAATGATATACTTCTATGTCTATCAACTGACATTAGAAATATCATTAAAAAGATACCCCAACATGTACTACAGCCGGTTGAGGAGATCCGGTTAAGAGTATATAAGCCTCTTATGCTGTATGATAACGCAATGGGATGGTTTGTTACTCCAGAAGGTAAATTTAGTGAAGATGAGTCTTTTGCATATATTGTTACGCAGGAAGATATAAATAAAACCTTGGAATTAATGAGTAATAACTCAATTTATGCTATTCAAGAAGAATTAAAAAATGGGTTTATTACAATTGCAGGAGGTCACAGGGTAGGAATTACCGGAAAAGTTATAACAAGCAACAATAAAATATCATTGATAAAAGATATATCCGGAATGAATATTCGCATTTCAAAGCAAATTATTGGTGCGGCAGACGATGTAATGAAGCATATAGTCAAAGGAAGCAATAGCGTTGAAAATACGTTAATTATCTCACCCCCTCAATGTGGAAAAACTACCATGTTAAGAGATATAGCCAGGCAGCTTAGTTATGGAATAAAAAGCCTCCATTTCCATGGAATAAAAGTAGGCATTGTAGATGAACGGTCTGAAATTGCCGGGTGTTATAAAGGGGTTCCACAGAATGATATAGGACCCAGGACCGATGTGTTGGATGCATGTCCGAAAGCATACGGGATGATTATGATGATACGGTCTATGTCTCCCACTGTTATTATAACTGATGAAATTGGGACGGAAGAAGATATAGTCGCTATGAGACAGGTTCTAAATGCAGGGGTGAAAATCATAACTTCCATTCATGGCTATAGCCGGCAGGATATCATAAAACGTCCTATCCTTGGAAGGCTGCTTGTTGAAAATATATTTGAAAAGATAATCGTATTGAGCAAGTCCAGAGGGACAGGGACCATTGAAGAAGTATTCGATGGGAGAGGTAGGGGATCGTATGATACTTAA
- a CDS encoding CD1247 N-terminal domain-containing protein — MEYLGERVAYLKGLAEGLKIDENTNEGKLLKNIIDILADFAEAITDLEDSHAQLSEHVEDIDEDLAQLEYEVYDDEDEYDDYDEDEDDEDEEIEYFEVECPNCHETVYLDENMFDSEDEEEIICPNCKEPIEIEFECDCGHDHDHEH; from the coding sequence ATGGAATATTTAGGTGAAAGAGTTGCGTACCTGAAGGGACTTGCAGAAGGTCTAAAGATTGATGAAAATACTAACGAAGGAAAACTGCTTAAAAATATTATCGATATTCTTGCTGATTTTGCAGAAGCGATTACCGACCTGGAAGATTCCCATGCTCAATTAAGTGAGCATGTGGAAGATATCGATGAAGACCTTGCTCAACTGGAATATGAAGTATATGATGATGAAGACGAGTATGATGATTATGATGAAGATGAAGACGATGAAGATGAGGAGATAGAATATTTCGAAGTTGAATGTCCTAATTGTCATGAAACCGTATATTTAGATGAAAACATGTTTGATTCCGAAGATGAAGAGGAAATAATTTGTCCAAACTGTAAAGAACCTATTGAAATCGAGTTTGAATGTGACTGTGGCCATGATCATGACCATGAGCATTAA
- the efp gene encoding elongation factor P has translation MISAGEFRNGITFELDGNVYQIVEFQHVKPGKGAAFVRTRLKNVITGAVVEKTFRPTEKMPKAHIERKDMQYLYNDGGLYYFMDQETYEQLPLNESQLGDALKFVKENMVVKILSYKGNVFGVEPPNFVELEVTETEPGFKGDTATGATKPATLETGATINVPLFINQGDIIRVDTRTGEYMERV, from the coding sequence ATGATATCTGCAGGTGAATTTAGAAACGGTATAACTTTTGAATTAGATGGTAATGTTTATCAGATTGTTGAATTCCAGCATGTAAAACCTGGTAAGGGAGCTGCTTTTGTTAGAACCAGGCTAAAAAATGTTATCACCGGTGCTGTTGTAGAAAAAACCTTCAGACCTACGGAAAAAATGCCTAAGGCACACATTGAAAGAAAAGATATGCAATATCTTTACAATGATGGCGGTCTTTACTATTTTATGGATCAGGAAACCTACGAACAATTACCTCTTAATGAGAGCCAACTAGGAGATGCTCTTAAGTTTGTGAAGGAAAATATGGTTGTTAAAATACTTTCATATAAAGGTAATGTATTTGGCGTAGAACCTCCTAACTTTGTTGAATTAGAAGTAACAGAAACAGAACCCGGTTTCAAGGGTGATACGGCGACAGGTGCGACAAAACCTGCTACGCTTGAGACAGGAGCTACTATCAACGTTCCTCTTTTTATCAATCAAGGAGATATAATCAGGGTAGATACAAGAACTGGAGAGTATATGGAAAGAGTTTAA
- a CDS encoding M24 family metallopeptidase → MQDEAKKVGVLMILQTRLNNLQEKLKEKNLDAVMITNSVNRSYITGFYGTAGYGIVTQDGAFLLTDFRYTQQAAKQATYFEVIQFEGTPFESINLLLKKHHIKTLGFEDKDITYSQYEQFKEKLETAELIPIEDLIVDLRKIKDEAEISRMKEAARIADLAFSHIIKNIKPGMTELEVAFELEFFMRRSGAKALSFDMIVASGVRSSLPHGVATDKKIETGDLVTLDFGCIFEGYCSDMTRTIGIGTLNEKQKEIYNIVLGAQKKALESVIPGKKGREIDKIARDIIAGYGYEKNFGHGLGHGVGREIHEAPRLSVLSEEILKPGMVVTIEPGIYIEGFGGVRIEDMVVVTQEGIDNLTSSTKELLII, encoded by the coding sequence ATGCAAGATGAGGCTAAGAAAGTTGGTGTGTTAATGATTCTACAAACACGATTAAATAATTTGCAGGAAAAGCTAAAAGAGAAAAATTTAGATGCTGTAATGATTACTAACTCTGTTAACCGGTCGTATATCACCGGTTTTTATGGTACGGCAGGGTATGGAATTGTTACACAGGATGGTGCTTTTCTACTTACCGATTTTCGTTATACCCAACAGGCAGCAAAGCAAGCGACCTATTTTGAAGTAATTCAGTTTGAAGGAACACCCTTCGAGTCAATCAATCTTTTGTTAAAAAAGCATCATATAAAAACATTAGGTTTTGAAGATAAAGATATAACTTATTCTCAATATGAGCAGTTTAAAGAAAAACTTGAGACAGCAGAATTAATTCCTATAGAGGATTTAATTGTAGACTTGAGAAAAATTAAAGATGAAGCAGAAATCAGCAGGATGAAAGAAGCGGCAAGAATTGCTGATCTGGCATTTTCACATATCATAAAAAATATTAAGCCTGGGATGACTGAGCTTGAGGTGGCTTTTGAACTGGAATTTTTCATGAGAAGAAGTGGTGCAAAAGCTTTATCCTTTGACATGATTGTGGCTTCAGGGGTTCGTTCCTCACTCCCCCATGGAGTGGCTACTGATAAAAAAATTGAAACGGGAGACCTTGTTACACTGGATTTTGGATGCATATTCGAGGGTTATTGCTCGGATATGACAAGAACCATTGGAATAGGAACCCTTAATGAAAAACAGAAAGAAATATATAATATTGTCTTAGGGGCGCAAAAGAAAGCCCTTGAATCAGTAATCCCTGGCAAAAAGGGGAGAGAGATTGATAAAATAGCGAGGGACATTATTGCTGGTTATGGCTATGAAAAGAATTTTGGACACGGTTTAGGCCATGGTGTAGGTAGAGAAATCCATGAAGCCCCCCGGTTATCTGTACTGAGCGAAGAAATACTTAAGCCGGGAATGGTAGTTACCATTGAACCGGGAATCTATATTGAAGGCTTTGGAGGTGTCAGAATAGAAGATATGGTTGTAGTAACGCAAGAAGGGATAGATAACCTCACATCATCTACCAAAGAATTATTAATAATTTAG
- the aroQ gene encoding type II 3-dehydroquinate dehydratase, translated as MKSEEKKILVIHGPNLNLLGIREKGIYGTETFDSINDRIRQEAEKLGVQVDIFQSNHEGEIIDKIHAAMGVYGGIVINPGAYTHYSIAIRDAIKAVSIPTVEIHLSNVHAREEFRAKSVIAPVCVGQISGFGGDSYILGLNAVIMKLNAR; from the coding sequence GTGAAGAGTGAAGAGAAAAAGATACTGGTCATCCACGGGCCGAATTTGAACCTGTTGGGTATCAGGGAAAAAGGGATATATGGGACAGAAACCTTTGACAGCATAAACGATAGGATTAGACAGGAAGCTGAAAAACTAGGCGTTCAGGTTGATATTTTTCAGTCAAATCATGAAGGTGAAATTATTGATAAAATCCATGCTGCAATGGGAGTATATGGAGGAATTGTTATCAACCCGGGTGCATACACTCATTATAGTATAGCCATAAGAGATGCAATAAAGGCTGTAAGCATCCCTACCGTTGAAATTCACCTATCCAATGTTCATGCAAGAGAAGAGTTCAGAGCCAAATCTGTGATTGCTCCGGTGTGTGTAGGGCAGATAAGCGGGTTTGGGGGAGACAGCTACATATTGGGACTAAATGCTGTCATTATGAAGTTGAATGCAAGATGA